AATTCCGAGGTATAAAGATTTGTTTGACGGTCCTATACCCAATCTTGACGACCTATTGCAGGGGATTCCTTCAGAACTTATTCTAGAACTATTGTCTCTTATTCAAGCCAAAGTGTATTTAGGCCGCTCCGATATCGACCAAATGGAGGTACTGAATCTCTTTTTATCCCGGCAGCCAGCCCAAATTCAAACGAAGATAATAAGGGGGATCTTCGTCGCTGAAAACCCTGAAAAGCACAGATGGGCTCCACTATTCGAGATGAATTACATATTAGACTTTATGCACTATATATTAGTGAACTTTAGAGAAGGACCCTCCGACTTCCTGGATACAAATGCGGATCAGGAATTATATCTACTTCAAGCTTATGTTATTTTCATTGAAAATAGGAACAATTATGATAATAAGCTTTTTGAAAGAGAGGAAACTACCGCTGAAGACTTCTTTTATAAAAAGACATGGCCAATGTTATCAGGCCAATTTGGGGCAAACATCCGCTCCAATCCATTTACGTCGATGATTCGTGGTGTTTGTTTGCTGAACTTTCTTCTCTATGACTCCGAATACAAGGAACTAACAGCTTCATTTCTATTGGAACGAGGCCATCCAGGTCCTTGGTCTTATATAATGTCGCTATCAAATATCATCATGCAATCCTGGGGTAATGAGGAGCCAGCAACGAGAAAGACGACTAAATTTTCTATTTCAGCTGATTCGGAATTTAAGCAAATGTTTGATTCTTTTGCTCTTGATCCAGCTTTATATAGAAATCAATATAAAGAGACGCATCAGAATTACGAGGGAATTAAAGCCCGGCCTTTATATCGTACAATAAATGGGGATTACATTATTTTGAATTGGAACTTCCTTTCGAATAAATTACATGATAGCCTGATCTTCGACCTACATAAACACTTCGGTCCAAGAGTGGAATCTTTTAAAAAACTTCCTGATTTTAAAAACTATATCTCATCGAAAGTAACGGAACCAGTTTTATTTCGAAGATTAATCTCGACTGTGCTGAAAAACCGAAAATACGACGTGCTCATTTTTGATGAAAGTCAAAAACAAGGAGCGCCTGATGCATATTTTCGAAGATGCAATGATATTTTCCTGTTTGAATTGAAGGATGCCTTTTTCTCAGCCGCTGCAGTCCATCAAACTTATGAGGCGATCAAAATAGAAATAGACAAGAAATATAATCGCCCTAACAAAGGCATCGGACAGCTGATAGCTCATTTAAACAGAATGAGGGTTAGTTCGTTTGAAGAACCTAAGAGGTATAAGCATAACCGAAATCTTGTCATTTATCCAATAATGATATATACAGACCACTTCTTTGGAATGCCAGGTGTAATTAATTACTTACAAAAGGCTTTCAGCGAAAAAATCACGGAGGGAGATCTAAAAAAAGAATTTAAAATAATTAAACCGCTCATTTTTATCGACCTGAAATTTCTGATAAACATAATTGATCTTTGTAACAATTCAAATATTCAGATCAAGGAGCTTTTTGAACTATTTTATAATGAACAGAAACGGGCAAATAGAAAGGAGCAACGTACGCAGACGGTTGAAGATTACTTTTCTTGCTACGATTCTTTTGAAACGGTAATTACAAATAGGTTCTCAAAGGAATTATATAAGAGTAAGGGATTTGTACAAAAACTATTCAATTCTTTAGATCTTACTCACGGACTACCACAATCTGATTGATAAAAGTTCCTGAACAGAGGACTTTGTTATCCTACCTCCCCGGCCTATACTCATCATCATCCTCAATCTTCTTATTGATCGCCCTGCTCATCTCCTCGAGGAACTTGGTTTTACTCAAACGTTTCCGCTGTCGTATCTCCGAAAACCTGCGATAAGGCTTACCCAAATTCACATTAAATACCCTTTCTACTTTTCTCACCAAATCGGCAATAGTCGCTTGCCCGTTATTGATCTGCCCTGTATAATACCAGCCAAAAACATTTTCCAAGAGATTAATCGAATCCCCTGTCCAGTTGATGGCCGGTTCATCACCAGAGAAAGGCCTGAACTCAAGTCCATTAATCGTATTTTCCAGATACCGGGCAATCTGCTCTTTCGCTTTTATCCTGGCGAATATCAAATCAGCGGCAGTAGAAAAACGCTCATCCTGATCAACCGGCCCTTTACACATCCATCTTGGAGCAGTATTACCACGGATGAAGAGCTGATGGTCGAGATAGGTATCGCCTGATCTGAAGTAAGTATAAATCTCCCTGTTCCTGCCAAAGAATTTATCGACTGCAACAAGTTCATGCTCGTAATACGACTTCACATGAGCCAGACTCCCTTCAGGTTTACCCAGCTCTATCCGGTCGACAGACGAATAATAGATAAGCATACTGGTGAAGCGCGGTTTGATTTCCTTAAAGAAATGGATCTCTTCTTCGGGTGAAGTAAATAAATACGCTAATGCACGTTTCTTGAGTTCCATAAGGAAACGGAAAACGGTTTCCGTTTTGGTCTTACGTTGCACAGATGGCTCTATTACTGTACTGTCAATTTCTTCAAGGGCCGAAACAACGCCCTTATAAAGCTCTTCTGAAAACTCTTGTATCATAGGTGGTGGTGAAGGAAATTGATCCTCATTGCAAAGTTCTGTACGACGATGGTTTGAGTCAACCCGCGCATGTGACACGAAGATCAGTAACAAAACTGTACTCACAGGTTACGACAAACAGGCGCCCCGGGTAATATGTGACAAAAAATAGCACAATTTTCTTATTGAATTAACTTTGAGTACATTAGAACGTAAATTGCATCACAAAGTGAGATAATCTAAAACACACTAGCAGATAAAAAAGTATTTTAATCAGGCCTGCACATAGGCTGATCTTTAGTAATTATAAGCTTTAGCGCAATGAATATAACAGACAATCAGGAAGAGCTCCTTAACGCCCGGATATCCCACCTTCCTTTCTCTGAAAGTTTTATTTATCATAGTCAAAACATGGGCTTCACATCTCTTAAGGAAATTACGGATCTCGGCTGGGTAAGGCTTACCCGGCGGGAGGGGTTCACCAATATGTGGTTCGGAGAGTTGTTAACGTTGCTTAAAAAAGAAGGCCTGCTATCCCTGCTATACCGGCAGGAGCAAGATATTTTTGATTGATCAGCCGGGTCATCTCCATCAGAATATCTTTAACCTTTTTAGCGGTCGCCTGTCTTCTGCTGGCAAAGGCATTCCTAAGGCTTCCACGTGAAAAGGTCTTTCTTTCCTCTGTTCCAATATGCAGATGAATGAAATCATAGAGGTCTGCCTTTCTTTTGATAATCACAATGCCTGTTTCAATTAATAAGCGAAACAAGAACAGAAGTTGTTCAAGGGTGATACTAACAGTGAAAAATATCCTGGGCAGAGCGATAGCCTGTGCTGCCGGAGTGTGTAAATCCAATTCCTGCATCTGCTGAATAGATTTAATCTCCTCCGAAAAACTTTTGGCCAGTATTTCCTTCAGAGGTTCAGATGCTGGGTCATATGGCCGACTTCCTGCCGGGTATTGCTGCAATATGCGCAACTGTGCCGCTGCTTCCAGTAATTCCTCCTGATAGCTCTCCGCCTGTTGATACTCACCTTTTACGCTTGAGATATACAGCCATGCAGCATGAGGATGATTGAAGTTTAGTAAGAGGAGCTCTTTATATACCTCTCTTTCGAGATCCGCAACACGCCTGTTTGAGACCGCATTCAAAGCACTAACGAAGTTCTGAATATACTCCAACTGGTAAAAAGTTTCTGTTCTGAACTCAGTCTTTCTTTTCAACGAGTTCATATACGAGTCGAGCAAAATGAACAGCCCTTTGTCTTTTCCTTTCCTGCCAAGCTCAGATAGAAAAGCATCTACATGTCCCGCAATATGATCCCGGCAAAGATCCCTGAATGCAGCAGGAGCAGTAGCATGCTTATTAAAATAGACAGGGTAATGCTCAATCAGATGTACCAGTAGTTTGTTGAGTTCCCGGAGAAGAGTTTCAACAAGTTTCGTGAAGCGGCTGTTACCTGAATTGTCCGGCCCCGTTTCCTGCGGTGCATTGCTATACCAGAAGTCCGAAAGAAGGATCAGCTCTCCTGTTATAAATTCGATGTAAATGGCAGCCCGCGCACGGTCGTCGCCAAAACTAAGTATAGACGATCTGATCGACGTTCGTATGCGGATGCACTCCGTTTCAATGAAGTGGGTATTATGGAAGTTTCCACCGTTCTTTTCTTTTTCCTCAGCCCTTTCATGCATGAAAAGACTTAACTTTTCGAATTCATTGGTAAGAATGTGCTGAACCATAGGTATTCATTTAATCTTTGTTACCTTCCCTTGCGGTGCGTTCAAATGCCCAGTTGATAATCAGACGAACCGCTTTTAAAATCTCCTGCTGTCCTGCCTCAGAGCTGACATTGATCTCACATATCGTACTCTCGTTTTTCTTAGCATGCAGTATCATGTAATAAATCCCGCTCACCAGAAGCGCTGAAATAGCACGCAGATTGATATCGGTATCCTTAAAAACGGTGTCCATCTTTTCGAAAATTACCTGGCCAATGATTTCCCTCACGTTACTGATACTGTTAAGGAGTTTCTCGTGTTCGGTTATTTCCCAAAGAATGATATCCTGCATTGGCTGATGCTGAAGAAAATAAGCAAATTGCCCTTCAAGTAGTGATACGATTACTTCTTTCATCTCCTGCGGATCCGACTTACATTCAATTACGGTATCCATCTTCCTGGAAACATTCATCCAGTAGTCATTCTCCAGGATATACGCCTCTACGAGTTTATCAAAGGTTCCGAAGTAACGGTAGATCAGTTTTTTATTGACGTCTGCTTCTTTGGCAACGGCATTCACCCCTAAATTTTTATATCCTTTTGTCCGAATGACGCCCCCCACTGCGTCAATCAGCCTTCTTTCTGTCAGAGCCCGGTTTTTCGGCCTTGCCGAAATATCCCTGTAACGATTAGGCATATCATAAAGGTTTAGGTCCGGATAAGGCGAGTTTGTCATTTACAACTTCAAATGCACTGATCACCTTATCAATCTGTTCAGCAGTATGCGTTGCCATGATATTCAGGCGGATTCGGGAATCCTTTTTAGCGACAGCCGGATACATGATCGGGTTGGTATAAATACCGGCTTCCAACAGGAGCTTTCCTGCTTCCAGCGTTCGGGCAATATCTCCAATCTTCACCGGTATAATGGCCGATTCTGTTTCTCCGATATTAAGCCCCAGGCTTAACAACCCAGCTTTCAAGCGATCGATATTCCCCCATAACTTTTCCCGCCAGAAGGGCTCCTCATCAATCAGGTCCAAAGCCTTCAGGATTCCCATCGTTGCCGGGGTTGCAGTAGTAGAAAACAGATGCTGGCGCGCCTGAAACTTCAGGAAATTAATAAGTTCTTTATCCGCAACCACATACCCTCCGATATGCCCCAGTGCCTTACTGAACGTTCCGGTGACGATATCTACCTTCCCGTACAGATCATATTTCTCCATCACCCCCCCGCCGGTATCTCCAACCACTCCGGTGCCATGAGCATCATCGACCAAAAGATAAGCACCGTAGTGATGAGCAAGTTCTGTAATACGATCGAGTTTAGCGATATCCCCGTTCTGGCTGTACACGCCATCAACAACGACAAGCTTTGTCCGGTAATGATCCTTGGCATTTTTAAGGACCATTTCCAGCATATCCATGTCATTGTGAAGGAACCGCTTCACATTGGTCAGTTGGCAGCCTTCCATCACACTTGCATGTACTTCCATATCGAGTATGGCGATATCTTCCTTCTTCAGCAAACACTGAAGAGTAGCGCTGTTGGCTGTATAACCGGTAGTATATAAAATGGCGTCTTCCTTTTTGTAAAAATGAGCGATACGATCTTCGAGTTGCTGGTGATAGATGAAGTGTCCTCCTATTGCGGGGGAAGCTCCTGCGCCTGAACCAAACTGAGAGATAGCTTGTATTAATGCTTCTTTTATAGCAGGGTGCTGGGTAAACCCAAGGTAGTCATTCGATACCAGGCAAATACACTTTCGTCGTTTTCCGTTCACTAAAAGTTCCATCTCCGGGCCGCATCCCGTAGTGGAAAGGATCCTGTAGTTTAAATGTCCGTTTTGTTTGAGAAAGTCGAGATAAGTTTGAAAGTAATCTGCCCTTTTGAAAGCGTCGAGATCAGGAATGTTTTCAAAATCTTTGAAAGAAGCAGTAGAAAAGTCAATTTTCATAGCGATAAATTTTAAGTGAGCGACCTTTAAATTAACGATTACTTAAAATTAGGTTCAATTTTTTAGAAAAGTGGAGACATCCATTGCGTTTTTCAACCGATCACGCATTTCATATGATGAAAACCTTCAAGAAAACAGCATTATAGGATGAATTAAAAAAAAGAAGACAGACCAGCGTCATGTAATGTATGCGGATTCAGTTAAGCTGAGCCCGATTTTGATAGTGTATTACGCAAATGATCGTCATGTGCGCATGTTGACCGCCAGATCAGGTATCGATAATTTTACATCAAACGAGTAACATCTATGAGAAATGTACACAACTGCCAGAATGCTGTATTTCAGCGAAAGCTGTAGGATTAGTAACAATGGGAGGACGCAGCCCAGAAAAGGGTACCTCTTCCCGGGGCGCTCACCTAAGAGGCAAATAAAAAATCGAATATCTCATTTAACGTTTTTGGAGCCCTTTTTTAGCAAAAAAAGTTCATCAATATGAAAAAGCTATTTTCTTTTCTGTTTTTCTTTTTGCTCATTTCAGTCGGTGTATTCGCCGCCTTCAAAGTGATCGGTAGTTCTCCTGAAAAATCAAAGGGAGCTGCGACAAACTATCATTATAAGATCAGGAGCGCAGATATCACCGACCTGAGAACAATGAGTAACTGGGAGGTTGGAACCGGTGGTTCCGACTGTGGTGACGGATCGGACGTCCCCTGTGTAATCGCATTTACACCGGGTACTTCAGATCCCGACTTTCAAACCTTCCTGAATAACAGGAACCTTTCAGGCCTGTTAGCTGCTTCTCAATCACAAAAGGAGTCAGATTAATCAGAAAGCCGGTGGAATGGGTGTGAACTCATTCCACCGGTATCTTTTACCTCGGGTTTTGCTTCATACCTGACAGCAGAATGACATCTTCCGGAACAGGAAGGGCAAACCGAAGGTCATCCGGTTTTAATTCATGCTCAACACCATTGATGATTCTTTTCATTCTGATTGCGCGTCCTTCCTCTCTGTTCAGCCTTTTAATGTCCATCCACCGGATCCCCCTCATTACTAATTCTTTTCTTCTTTCATTTAAAATAAAAGAAAGTATCTCCTTATCATTTGCAAATACCGGAAGATGGTAATCTTTTATCCTCATTTTTAAAAGCTTATCCATGTCCTGCAAAGCCTGCTGCGGATTACCGGTGCGGACGAGGCACTCTGCGCGCGTCAAATACATCTCGTCGGCAGAAAGGCCGCTAAACAGAGCGGCGCTTCCTTCGTAACTGCCGCGAAAACCATAGGTGCCATTTCCGTTACTTTTAAAAAACAGGCTTTTCCGGTAATCACCATCCGCATACATACTGTACAAATCAGCGCTTATTTTTGCCCTGCTATTTCCCAGTGGCCTTGGCGGACTTGCCATGCTTTCGAAAATCACCTCATTATTAAATTGTGTAAAAGGATAGGTTTTTGACCCCGGGACCGTTGCATAGTCAATTAAGGTATTCCGTATCCTCAAACAAGAATCAGCATAAAGAGCCGCATCCGTGTACACACGCATTGACAGGAACACTCTCGATAACATCCCGTACGTCGCTGCCCGGGATGCCCGCATGACATGGCCCGGCTGATCTTTCAGCACTAAGGCTGCTGTTTTCAGATCATTAATAATGCGGGCATAGGTCTGTTTCACTGAACTTCTTTCGGACACTTCGTTAAAATTTATGTTAAGCCGAAGTGGGAGACCCTGATCTGTCTCAGATGTTGCCTCATTGTAAGCCGGACAGAAGATGAATGCCAGTTGCGCGAATGCTTTTGCTCTCAGAAACAGGGCCTGCCCCTTAAGATCGTCCCATTCTGTTTGATTTGCCGTTGTTTTTTCAATGTCTTCCAGTCCGGTCAGCACTGAATTGGCGTAATAGACAACAGCATAGCACTGTGACCAGTCGTTTGGCGTTGTATCAAACAGATAATCGGGCAACCAAAGGTACATCCTCTTATGTCCTTCTGTTGTCAGAGCGCTCCAGTCTGCATCCGTCAGATAATAGTCTGTCGCCGAGATTTCTCCTGAGAAAGGGTCGCGGTTATTAATTATTGCATAGTTGTCAATCAGGGCCTGAAGATCTTTCAACCCGGAAGGAACAGCCAGGGTCTTGTCGGGCTTTTCGTCCAGATAATCCTTACAACCAAAAGGAAGCAGGACTACGGCTATATACGGGATAATACGCTTTATTTTTAACATAATCTTATCATAAAAATTCAGAATGACACTTTAATTCCTGCGGAGATACTTAAGGAAGGGGGGATCGTCCCGGCAAAATAATCCGGATCCAGGCCCTGTTTATTGCTCCTCCAGATTATTCCTATATTATTCATATTGAAATACACATTCACCTTCTTAAAGGAAGTTTTCCGGGGCGCGAGATCATAACCGAGGGTAAGGTATTGAAGCCGCACATGGTCCCCTTTCTCTACCAGTACTTCCGAATTGGAATAAAAAGCATCGCGGGAGCTGACGGAAGGATAGACCAGAGAGGGAATGCTGGTAAACTTCTCATCTCCGGGGTTTTGCCACCGGAGACTATAGTCGGAATGTCCTTTTCTGCTGGCGAAAAGTGAGGTATAGTTAATAGAACTGCGCCGGAAATAATAGCCAAACTTACCCGTAAAGCGAATCCCGAGGGTCACCTTCTTCCAACTGAACGTATTTCCTAATGATCCAAACAGCGATGGCATAGCAGGGCCATTGTATTTCAGGTCGTCCGCAAGAACAGAGCTGCCTGTTAATGCTGTGTAATCTTTGCTGATCTCCCCGGCGAAATATCCGAGCGGATCTCCGGTTTGGGGATCTAATCCCGCCCACCGGTATGAAAAAACAGAATATACCGGCTTCCCTTCTATTCCTGCAATCTGGGCCCCTCCGTTCAGAAAATCGCTTCCTTGTCTGGAAGGCAGATAATATTTGGTGACTTTATCCCTGTACACATTGAGGTTCAGATCGGATTCCCAGGAAAATTGCCCGCGAAGGTTTTTTGAACGCAATGAAACATCGGCGCCTTCTGCTATCATAGACGCCACATTCTTTACAATACTCATGTCAGGGATAGCTGTGTAATCCACCGGATAGGTTCCAAACAGGTCAGTACCGTGCTTTTTATAGTATTCAATGCTGCCGCAGAGCACTCTGTCCTGCGTGCTGAAATCCAGTCCTAAATTAAGTGTCGATATTTTCTCCCATTTAAGATCGGGATTGGCATAGGATGAGAAACGGGCATAAGATGACTGGGTATAAGGAGAGGCTGCAACATACTGCATCGTTGTGAGAGCAACCCTGCCCTGATCGGTATTCCCGCTGTAACCGAAGGTTCCCCTGATTTTTAACTCAGGCAGCGCGGAGAAATGATAAAACGGCTCTTTTGAAATATCCCAGGCGAGACCGGTAGACCAAAGTGGTTTCCACAGGTTATTTGTCTCAACCCCAAATAAATTAGAGGCATCGCGGCGCGCGCTGAACGACAGGGTATACTTGCTGTTAAGGGTGTACGCCCCATTGGTGTAGACAGAAACAAAACGGTCCTGTAAATCACTGAATCCGTTATTGTTTGGGATAAAAGACTGGATTCCGGACACCAGTGAGGGGTAAGTCCGGGTATAGTCGGCATAGCCAAAGGAAAGCAGCTGATCATCGTATCCATACGTTCTGTACCGGTCGCCTTCAGTCCGCGCTTTTCTGAGTTCTGCTCCTGCAATGATTGTCAGTTGGTGTTGTTTCCATTGTTTAATGTAATTCAACTGCCCCCTGAGCTGATGGGTTTGCATCAGGACATTTGAAAGGTCGAGGATCGAACCGGGTGGTATGGGATGTATCACTTCTCCGGTTTCTTCATCGATCCGGGTAAAGGAATTGACGAGGTCTCTTGCGAAATAACTTTCAGATCCATAAAGGGTTCGTCCTCCGGTCACCTGTCTTTCATACTGATATTTTAAATCAAGAGAGAGGCTGGTGTTTAACTTTAATGACAGGCCGGCGTTCGCTACGATATCCTGAAGGGTACTTTCAGCTTGAGTTTGCTTGTAATCATCTAAAGGGTAGTAATTCCAGTCTGACAAAAGGCCTCTCCCTGCTGTATCGATATAGCCCTGCCGGTAGTCTTTCATGATTGACAGCGGGTTTCCGGCTGCATCTGCGAAGCGGGCATAGGGATAAAGATTTCCGCTGCTGGTAGCTATTGATCCGTAAGCCGGCCGTCCTCCACCCGTGCGGGTCCGCGTGAAATAGAGATCGGAAGATAAAGTAATAAACCCGGCAGGCCTGGAAGTCCCGGAAGCGTGTGCGTTGATCCTTCCGTAATCAGAATGCAGGGTGCTGATGTTGCGGTCATACCCGGAAGACAACTGCCAGCTATGGTTGTCCGATCCGCCTGATAAATGTAAGGCATACTGCTGGTTCAGGCTCTGCCGGTACATATACCTGCTGAACTCATCCCTTACATCCACCTTCTTTAATTGTTCTATAAGGGAGTCAGCATCTGCAAAGCCGCTGTTTTTCCTTATCAGCAGTTCAACCACCGGAGTAAGGGCCGGATGGTCGCCTGCATTGATCTGACTGTTGTAATACCCCTTTTCATACAGCATCTTCTCTGCATCAATGAAATCGGCCGGGGAAATGTCTTTAAGATAAAACAGGTCAGGTTTGCCTGTTACCGTTACGCTGGCATTTAAAGACACCTGTAAAGGCTGGTTAAATTTCCCCTTCTTCGTAGTAATAACAATTACACCGTTACCCGCCTTTGTTCCCCATATTGATGCCGCCGCCGCATCTTTTAAAATGGTGATATTTTCCACATCGTTGGGGTTAATGTTATTGAGATCGCCTTCGTAAGGAAAGTTGTCCAGTATAATAAGCGGCGATGTCACGCCCTGAATGGTACTCATTCCTCTGATCATGATCCTTTGTGCCCCATTCTGGTCCCGGTAGACAGAATAGGAATTTGTTATCGCTTCCAGACGATCCGGAATGCTGGTGGAAACCTGCTGGTTAAATAAACGCTGATCGATCACTGTAAAAGACCCGGTTGCCCTTTCTTTCGGAATCCGCTGGTAACCGGTCGAAACAGCCACCTCCTGTAATTCGTTTTGAGTCATCTGCAAAACTACCACGATTGGCTTGCTATCGTGCAGCACCCGGACCTGCCTGCTGACATATCCGACAAAAGAGACGGAGATCTCACACGTGTCTGCTGAAAAGGTGAGGGTAAACCGGCCGGTTTTGTCTGTTTTTACGCCTTCGCCGCTATTTATCATCCTGACGGTTGCCCCGGCCAGGGGTATCCCGCCGGGGGATGTTACGGTTCCGCTTATTTTGTGCTGGCCCAACAACGCTCTGCTGCTTATGGTTAAGAGAAAAAGTGCGATATAGAATTTCATCTTGCTTTTTTGATTTAGTGTGCCGGGTTACTTCCCGGCCTTTCGGATAATACGAACATGTCTGCCAGGCGCTCCGCTGTTACCAAAGACAGCCCGAAGGTGCCGGCCCGCCTCCTGACAGTTTCCAGATCAACAGGCTCGGATAATGAAATATCTATTTTACCTCCATATCCGGATTCATCAAGCACAGGGAACGGCACGGAGTCCGACAGGTTCAATGCGTCTATTAAAGATTGCAGTGGTTTGCCCGCAGAAGCGTGGCTTCTGCCAGGGGGAGTCTTACCGTTACTGATAAACACCAGGCACCTGACCTTTCTTTTCTCCATCCGGCCATAAAAGCCGGAATAGCGGTTCAGATCAGAAAGCATATAATTATAGAGTGAATCCGATTTGTTCACCGGCAGAATCAGATCATAGTTATAAAGAGATTTAGCCCGGGACTTATTCCTGGATAACGAAACTTTTACCCGGGCGGTGTCTTTTAAATCCAGAACCAGACGCTTTCTGCTGTATGTCAGGCCCATTCGCCCGAAAAGCCCTGCCGCCGCAGCTTCATAAACGGGAAGTAGCTCAGAGTTCGTTACGGCCCTGCCTCTTAGTATACTGTCCTTCAGACGGAACCTGTTTCCGGTGGGCAATCCCGTATATCTTCCCTTTAAGAAAACGGAATAAAAGGAGCTGTCATTGATGGAAACCTGGTCATTGATGAAGAGAGGCCGGTCGCCGTCAATATCTGCTTTGGTCTTTAAAGTCACCTTCCGGTCTTCAATGGCGGAAAGAATTTTCTCTTCCGTCAATTCTTCTGCCGAGGTCTGACCGACACAGACTCCAGCCCTGTCGATCCAGACATAATGGGGTATAAGCCGGTGCGGGAAGTATTTATTGAGTATTGTGTCGTTTACGACAGAAGTAATATGGAGTGCCCTTGTTAAATGGTTTGACGCAAGAAACGACCGGGCTTTTTCAGGCTTTTCCTGCGTCACGGCCAAAAAGCTGACACTCTCCTTGTACTTGTC
The window above is part of the Arcticibacter tournemirensis genome. Proteins encoded here:
- a CDS encoding RteC domain-containing protein, with protein sequence MIQEFSEELYKGVVSALEEIDSTVIEPSVQRKTKTETVFRFLMELKKRALAYLFTSPEEEIHFFKEIKPRFTSMLIYYSSVDRIELGKPEGSLAHVKSYYEHELVAVDKFFGRNREIYTYFRSGDTYLDHQLFIRGNTAPRWMCKGPVDQDERFSTAADLIFARIKAKEQIARYLENTINGLEFRPFSGDEPAINWTGDSINLLENVFGWYYTGQINNGQATIADLVRKVERVFNVNLGKPYRRFSEIRQRKRLSKTKFLEEMSRAINKKIEDDDEYRPGR
- a CDS encoding TetR/AcrR family transcriptional regulator — translated: MPNRYRDISARPKNRALTERRLIDAVGGVIRTKGYKNLGVNAVAKEADVNKKLIYRYFGTFDKLVEAYILENDYWMNVSRKMDTVIECKSDPQEMKEVIVSLLEGQFAYFLQHQPMQDIILWEITEHEKLLNSISNVREIIGQVIFEKMDTVFKDTDINLRAISALLVSGIYYMILHAKKNESTICEINVSSEAGQQEILKAVRLIINWAFERTAREGNKD
- a CDS encoding aminotransferase class I/II-fold pyridoxal phosphate-dependent enzyme → MKIDFSTASFKDFENIPDLDAFKRADYFQTYLDFLKQNGHLNYRILSTTGCGPEMELLVNGKRRKCICLVSNDYLGFTQHPAIKEALIQAISQFGSGAGASPAIGGHFIYHQQLEDRIAHFYKKEDAILYTTGYTANSATLQCLLKKEDIAILDMEVHASVMEGCQLTNVKRFLHNDMDMLEMVLKNAKDHYRTKLVVVDGVYSQNGDIAKLDRITELAHHYGAYLLVDDAHGTGVVGDTGGGVMEKYDLYGKVDIVTGTFSKALGHIGGYVVADKELINFLKFQARQHLFSTTATPATMGILKALDLIDEEPFWREKLWGNIDRLKAGLLSLGLNIGETESAIIPVKIGDIARTLEAGKLLLEAGIYTNPIMYPAVAKKDSRIRLNIMATHTAEQIDKVISAFEVVNDKLALSGPKPL
- a CDS encoding RagB/SusD family nutrient uptake outer membrane protein: MLKIKRIIPYIAVVLLPFGCKDYLDEKPDKTLAVPSGLKDLQALIDNYAIINNRDPFSGEISATDYYLTDADWSALTTEGHKRMYLWLPDYLFDTTPNDWSQCYAVVYYANSVLTGLEDIEKTTANQTEWDDLKGQALFLRAKAFAQLAFIFCPAYNEATSETDQGLPLRLNINFNEVSERSSVKQTYARIINDLKTAALVLKDQPGHVMRASRAATYGMLSRVFLSMRVYTDAALYADSCLRIRNTLIDYATVPGSKTYPFTQFNNEVIFESMASPPRPLGNSRAKISADLYSMYADGDYRKSLFFKSNGNGTYGFRGSYEGSAALFSGLSADEMYLTRAECLVRTGNPQQALQDMDKLLKMRIKDYHLPVFANDKEILSFILNERRKELVMRGIRWMDIKRLNREEGRAIRMKRIINGVEHELKPDDLRFALPVPEDVILLSGMKQNPR
- a CDS encoding SusC/RagA family TonB-linked outer membrane protein; this encodes MKFYIALFLLTISSRALLGQHKISGTVTSPGGIPLAGATVRMINSGEGVKTDKTGRFTLTFSADTCEISVSFVGYVSRQVRVLHDSKPIVVVLQMTQNELQEVAVSTGYQRIPKERATGSFTVIDQRLFNQQVSTSIPDRLEAITNSYSVYRDQNGAQRIMIRGMSTIQGVTSPLIILDNFPYEGDLNNINPNDVENITILKDAAAASIWGTKAGNGVIVITTKKGKFNQPLQVSLNASVTVTGKPDLFYLKDISPADFIDAEKMLYEKGYYNSQINAGDHPALTPVVELLIRKNSGFADADSLIEQLKKVDVRDEFSRYMYRQSLNQQYALHLSGGSDNHSWQLSSGYDRNISTLHSDYGRINAHASGTSRPAGFITLSSDLYFTRTRTGGGRPAYGSIATSSGNLYPYARFADAAGNPLSIMKDYRQGYIDTAGRGLLSDWNYYPLDDYKQTQAESTLQDIVANAGLSLKLNTSLSLDLKYQYERQVTGGRTLYGSESYFARDLVNSFTRIDEETGEVIHPIPPGSILDLSNVLMQTHQLRGQLNYIKQWKQHQLTIIAGAELRKARTEGDRYRTYGYDDQLLSFGYADYTRTYPSLVSGIQSFIPNNNGFSDLQDRFVSVYTNGAYTLNSKYTLSFSARRDASNLFGVETNNLWKPLWSTGLAWDISKEPFYHFSALPELKIRGTFGYSGNTDQGRVALTTMQYVAASPYTQSSYARFSSYANPDLKWEKISTLNLGLDFSTQDRVLCGSIEYYKKHGTDLFGTYPVDYTAIPDMSIVKNVASMIAEGADVSLRSKNLRGQFSWESDLNLNVYRDKVTKYYLPSRQGSDFLNGGAQIAGIEGKPVYSVFSYRWAGLDPQTGDPLGYFAGEISKDYTALTGSSVLADDLKYNGPAMPSLFGSLGNTFSWKKVTLGIRFTGKFGYYFRRSSINYTSLFASRKGHSDYSLRWQNPGDEKFTSIPSLVYPSVSSRDAFYSNSEVLVEKGDHVRLQYLTLGYDLAPRKTSFKKVNVYFNMNNIGIIWRSNKQGLDPDYFAGTIPPSLSISAGIKVSF
- a CDS encoding TlpA family protein disulfide reductase; this translates as MKKKLLTIALAVLCPFFAASAQEIKPLTIGDSIPESLWNMPLQVVNHPLGKNTITLNDYRGKLIIVDFWATWCTACIAAMPITHRIQDKYKESVSFLAVTQEKPEKARSFLASNHLTRALHITSVVNDTILNKYFPHRLIPHYVWIDRAGVCVGQTSAEELTEEKILSAIEDRKVTLKTKADIDGDRPLFINDQVSINDSSFYSVFLKGRYTGLPTGNRFRLKDSILRGRAVTNSELLPVYEAAAAGLFGRMGLTYSRKRLVLDLKDTARVKVSLSRNKSRAKSLYNYDLILPVNKSDSLYNYMLSDLNRYSGFYGRMEKRKVRCLVFISNGKTPPGRSHASAGKPLQSLIDALNLSDSVPFPVLDESGYGGKIDISLSEPVDLETVRRRAGTFGLSLVTAERLADMFVLSERPGSNPAH